A single region of the Ascaphus truei isolate aAscTru1 chromosome 6, aAscTru1.hap1, whole genome shotgun sequence genome encodes:
- the LOC142497554 gene encoding suppressor of cytokine signaling 3-like — protein sequence MVTLRWNCFHRCFCPSSILAAMSSQAAQLSYHYKSFCGDFDRVETALERLEASGYYWSTLSGAEAKKLLTDQPVGSFLIRDSSDHHHLFTLSIRTSAGITNLRIKHDGPTFYLETVAGAEHPPTFPCVVKLVEHYMHLTAAGESDSNLCHIEGKDQPVPLMLTQPLNCKVVSLQYLCKRTVVANMPSDASGSEENLEDLPVSKVLRNAFRN from the coding sequence ATGGTAACACTTCGCTGGAATTGCTTTCATCGCTGCTTCTGCCCCTCTTCCATCCTTGCAGCCATGAGCTCTCAGGCTGCCCAGCTGTCCTACCACTACAAGTCATTCTGTGGGGACTTTGACCGGGTGGAGACTGCTCTGGAGAGACTGGAGGCCAGTGGTTACTACTGGAGCACCCTCTCTGGTGCAGAAGCCAAAAAGCTGTTAACTGACCAGCCCGTTGGATCCTTTCTTATCCGCGACTCTTCGGATCATCATCACCTTTTTACCCTAAGCATTCGCACATCTGCTGGTATAACCAACCTGCGTATTAAACATGACGGCCCTACCTTCTACCTGGAGACGGTGGCAGGGGCAGAGCACCCACCCACCTTTCCTTGTGTAGTAAAACTGGTCGAGCACTACATGCATCTGACAGCTGCCGGAGAATCTGACTCTAATCTGTGCCATATTGAAGGGAAGGACCAACCAGTTCCTCTTatgctcacacagccactgaattGTAAAGTGGTGTCTCTGCAGTACTTATGTAAAAGGACAGTGGTGGCAAACATGCCATCAGATGCCTCTGGCTCTGAAGAGAACCTGGAGGATCTCCCTGTGTCTAAAGTGCTTCGAAATGCCTTCAGAAACTAA